DNA sequence from the Nomascus leucogenys isolate Asia unplaced genomic scaffold, Asia_NLE_v1 Super-Scaffold_361, whole genome shotgun sequence genome:
TCAATCTTGCATTACTgtgataaatctcacttgatcattgTATATAGTCCATTTATAATGTTGCTGGATTAGGCttggtagtattttgttgatttttgcaaTTATattaagggatattggtctacaaTTTTACTTTCTTGTGATACCTTCATCTGGTTTTGGTTTCATACTGCTTTGTAGAATTAGTTGCAAAGTATTTTCCTCTCTTCTATTCTTTGGAAAAGTATGCAGTCTACTTCAGTTTTAATAGCAGGTTACTTCAATGAGTAGATACATTTGACTAGTTCCTTATCTATGGATCTTTTTGTGTACACCAATGCCTCAGTGACATCTATGCAAACATATATATCTGTAAGTTTTAGGTCAACAGGGcatgaacattttcaaattttgataGATATCTGGTTTCTAAAAAGTTACAGGATAAATTTAAACAAACTTCTCTGTTACTTAAGGAAGTGTGTTGTTTATCTGTGTTGTGTATTTAAATACAATCAGGAAGTCTTTggatctgtattagtctgttttcgtactgctataaggaactgcctgagactgggtaatttataaaggaaagaggtttgactcacagttcaccatggctgaggaggcctcaggaaatttacaatcatagaggaaggtgaaggggaagcccttcttcacagggtggcaggaaggagaagtgccgagcgaAGTAGGAagagccccttacaaaaccatcagatcttgtgagaactaactcactataataagaacagcatgggggaaaccacccccatgattcagttacctccacctggtctctcccttaaAACGTGGGGAttctggggattacagttcaagatgagatttgggtggggacacaaagcctaaccatatcaggaTCTGACCTGAACTTTAGTACTTCTTAGTTGGAGCAGGGTATGTAAAAACTCAttccacttttttcctttcctcctcaaGATGTATTCAGGCTTAGTGACAGTCCTCCAAGGGCTTCCCAAATTTTTGGACACGTGATGAGTCCTAGGATGTTGAGTAGTGGGAGACCTAGGCTGCAGTGGATAAGTTTGAAAAAGGCAAGTGAATACATATGcatgggaaagaaaaacacaacttaGCCTTTGTTGCCTCTACCCTTCCTGTGATAATACTCAACAAATTCCAGTTTGCAGAAAAACTGAATTAAACAGGTAAAAGCATTAGCGCCCCCATTAGTGTCCCTCAATGCACAGATGCCACTAAGAACAGGATACTGAATAACCCTCAGAGCAATGAGTAATTTCTGTCCTGGAAATGGAGATCTACTAATGtcagaagaaataagttcttgGAGAAATAAAGCCAAAGAAGCCAGTGGTAGACTTGTACagtttttattacataaaatatcacaaaattcACAAGTACAACACTGCTTATTTTCTTGCTTGAAGATCAGATCTCTGGCTTATTTAATATCAACATTCACCACAGCTGAAGGAAATTAAACTGAACCTTTAAAAGGTACCGCATACGGACCTGGTTGGGGTTATAGACAATATATTCATTGTAGTTGAGGGTATAACCATCTGGATTCAGAATTCCTGTGTCACTTGCTGGTCCTAATGGCACTGTACTCCCATTCCtgccaaatggaaaaaaagtgtGTCAACATCAGTCTCTGGTTCAGAAGCTGCAATAGAGAACGTAGTCTTATCTGGCCAAAAGGAGTCTTCTAGTCCTCCTGGTTCTGAGTACTTACAGGGTGACGAAGTGGGCAGAACTGGgagccatcttgcccagcccCTTGGTGCTATGTTTACCTTGAAGCAATCCTTCGGCCTTAGGATTGGCCTCTAGTAGTTCATTACACTGACCTAGAGCTACCTGCAAAGCAAAAAATCTTTGAATGCCCATATCCTACTAAGAATTAGATGGCTCCAAAGCCAAACAGAAAATCCCATCAGTACTTTTTTTCCCCTACTCCAGCAGAGGAATCCAATGTACTAGAAATTGTACTTGGTCCTCTCTCAAGCTATCCCAGGTAAACCTCTTGGTTCTGGGGTCAAACTTTTCTCACTGGAAAAAAACTGGAATTAATAAACTAGAGATCACAGACATACTCCTGCCTCACCTCTGATAAGAGCAGCAGTCCTGTATTCTTTAGGCGAGAGGCAAAGCAGTAATTGGCACTCTTGGAAGACATGTCAGCAAAGTAGATTCCTTTCCCaaactgaaatatataaatgaataccAAGGTCAGCTTCTAACCCACTGTGTTAGAGAGAAGGTGCATACCACTGACCCTGTTTTTCTATTCCCTTAAACACAATATAGACCCTTCTCCATTTCCCCTCACAATGCTGTTCTAGAGAGGGTAGAAGCACCTGTGAATTTCTGCCTTCTGAGGGAAAGCTGAGGTATCTTTAGGAATTTAAAGAAAGAGGGACACAGTAAGAGATGACAAGGTTATCAGTGAGCTGGCTTAACTCTTGGGGAGGGGAACCACCTAATCCTAATCTAGGAAAAAAAGCACCGAGAACATTACTGTATCCTTTTCCCCTGTGCTCCTCCCAGAGTTCAATTTCACTCACCATGTAACCTGTGATGGGAGCTTCAGGTGGGGCAATTCGAAGCCCATGGCTCAAGATTCCCACCCAGTTACTCAGCCTGGAACCATGCCATAGAAGCATCCTAAGGAAAAGCCAATTATTATTGTACTCTGTTGTTCTGCACAGATAGGCCATAAGCATAAAAAAGCCAACACCTTCCTCTGACTCCCTCTTATAAGTTCTATAGCTGTACTTTTGGGCAAGGAGTGTCTTTCCAAACCCAAAGCTAGACTCAGACCTGTTATGAAGGTCCTCTCTGAAGGCTTCTTTCTCACCCTCCTTCTCCACTTCAAACAAATCCAGCAAGGTCATGGTATAGTCGCTGTGTGTGGGAGCATGGGTAGATTGTAGGTACTGGGAAATCACctgtgaaaaataagaaaaaaaaggccgATGTGGACTCTAAAAGAGACTGAGCTGAACTGAAGAATTTGGGGATTCTGATATAACTTGGCAGACCTTTCTGCTCCCAAACAGTCTTACAAGGCAGCTAGGAAAAGCTTGGCCTTCCCAAATCCCTAGTACATAAAAAGTCTGCCCTAATTGACAATTTGCTCTTGACCAGAAGTAGTTAGAGAACAGTGGGATGGGGGAGGTGGTTAAGAGTGCAAgagtatgaaaataaatgatcatTTTTCTTACTTTGAACTCATAACTTTCATGGTCAAGAGGGCGCAAGGCACAATGTAGATTTCTATAGTGTTGGTCCAGTGGGTGTTCTGGGCTTTGTAGCTCTGTTTTCACCAGCTTAATAGCAATTTCAATGTCTCCCAAAGCCTGAGAAGATGAGATATAGAATCAATGTGGGAGGACACTGGTATAAGGGATATAATACTTCTCAACTCATACATATCTCACCTCTAGTAATTGTATTTTTTCTGACAGTTCCTTCTGTGTCCGGATTAGTGGAGGAGTACGGAGTCTAAGAACAGAGATATAACCCATAATGAGCTTTCTGACATGTGGCTAAAAGGTGCatgactaaaaatagaaaatgacagaTAGATCCTTTAGAAAGCAGGTATGAGAAACAGGTTTTCCATTTGAGAGAAAGAGATCCGTAAAGAGACCTTAActtccaaatatataaaatattattaaatatatactcGGTATAAGATGAACTATGTGGATTTTGACTTTTGAGACtagagttaaaattattttttataaaatcatttaaaaataagttatattgATATCAACAGGGAACAGTTGGATACAGTTCTATCTAGAAGCACAGGTAGACCTGTTGACCACTCAGGGTTATTTCTAGGTCATGGGGCTCtataaagcaataaaagaaatagcaatcggatgaaaaccagaaaacagaatcaacaaatgtaaaatgttattttgtctATCTAATATCACTTGAGTTCACAGAAATGGTGTTTGTGTGGCTTTAGTTACCTCAAATAGGAAAATGGGGTGATATGCCTGAAGGTGTTTTACTTGGTGGTTGGATAGCTAGATCCATTCTCTCTTGGGTTGGTAACTTCCACTTTCTCAGAGAACATGGCTGTGGTCAAGCCGGGAGATTGCATCCCATATTTGTAAGCTGATTAAATAGGCTACCTATATATCATTTTGTTTCTGTATCTATTCAAGACGATCATTTTCTTaggaataaaagatttaaaagagtATAGCTGCTGCTGATGGATACAGGGGATATGTATAGGTAGAAGAACAAAGTGAAGTAACAGCACAGGCCTTACCCAAAGTTATGCGGAATCCTGGTGTAGAATTCATTGCATGCTTCCATGAGAGCTCGTCCATGCTGGCCAGCCCGAATACAATCCTCAATCTTCTTAAGAGACTGGTAACCTGCCTTGATTTGTgccactgtcagcttccctaaaGGCCCAGTCAGAGATCAGACTCCAAACTAGGATCCCATCTAGTGAACTGTACTTAACGTCCTTCCCTAAAAAAGACTATcatctttcaacttttttttcttttcttgagatggggtctcactcctgttgcccaggctgagtgctgtggcacgaACACAGCTAAATGcagctcaacctcctgggctcgggtgatcctcccacctcagcttcccaagtagctggatcacaggcacacaccaccatgcctggctaatttttctatttttagtagagacagggtctcaccatgttgcccaggctggtttcaaactcctgggctcaagaaatccacctgccttggccccccaaagtgttgggattataggcatgacccaccacacccagcctcaacttTCAAAATAGTTCCTCCTCCCTCCATACAACCTGTCACCCcaaattccattttcttcattcagtacTATGAGCAAGCTTTAAATCATAATGATAATAAAACATCCATTAAAGGAACTAGGAATTATGAGGAGAGAATGCAGAAGAAAATGTGAAGTCCTACCAAGTGGGGCTTTCTTGGTATTATACTTCATTTCCATCATCATTTCTTCCATGGCCTGAACATTACAGATCAACTTTATTAACTCTTGTACCCGAAGATCTAGCTGTGACTCTGGCTTCAAGGGAGATTTAAGAGattcctctttctttgtttcctcttcatcctatagcaaaaaacaaacaaaacaaaagaaaatctaagaaatCATCTCTAGATTTCTTATAACACCCAGTattatacaatgtaaatgctttgTAAAGTTTTTATATTGCATTGtctagggaataatgacaagcaAGGAAAAAAAGGCTGTACAGGTTCAGTACAGAagcaatttttcaaatatttttaattctcagtTCACTGAATCCATGGATATAGACAGTTGACCATACTAGTTCTGCCTCCCACATTTTACAACTCAGAATAAGTCTAGAAAAAAAAGGCTTTCCTCATGACGTCAGTGTGTAAAGATAGCTATTATGTCTCAGATCTTCCCATCTTAAAAAAGACTAAAACTTCTCCATTTTTTTGGATATGTGACTGTTTCAGGACAGTTTCAGCATACTGGTATACCTCAGTTtatctaaattaaattttttatggtggtatatatccagaagtgaaaacaaatttaaatgtaattgtttAATCAGTTTGATTTTTTATCACTCCTCTCTTGGTCCATAACAATAAACttcttgggccaggcacggtggctcatgcctgtaatcccagcactttgggaggccaagacgggcggatcatgaggtcaggagattgggaccatcctgactaacatgatgaaactccgtctctactaaaaatacaaaaaaaaaattagccgggcgtggtgacaggcgcctgtagtcccagctactcgggaggctgaggcaggaggatggtgtgaacctggaggcggagcctgcagtgagccgagatcatgccactgcactccagcctgggcgacaaagcgagactccgtctcaagaaaaaaaaaacaaaaacaaaaaaatgaaaacaacaataaactTCTGGAAATAGGGCCTAAGATTTTATAAGAACCttagtaggccgggcgtggtggctcacgcctgtaatcccagcactttgggaagctgaggcaggtagatcacccaaggtcatgagttcaagaccagactggccaacatggtgaaaccctgtctctactaaaaatacaaaaaaaattagctgggcatagtggcgggcacctgtaatcccagctacctgagaggctgaggcaggagaatcgcttgaacccgggagctggaggttgcagggagctggaggttgcagtgagctgagactgagccattgcactccaacctgggcaacaagaatgaaactccatctcaaaaaaaaaaaaaacaaaacaaaacaccttagtAAATAACAGAGCCGCGACTAGAAAGGCATATTCTGTCCTCATTCTTACTGTCCCTTCGGGATTACAAAGATCAGTGAGAGCACCCCTGAGGTGAGAAGTAGAAAGGACTCAAGATATCCTGGCCTGTCCCAGTCTAGGAATGATCTAAGCTATTCTGCTTTACCCTGAGTAAGAAGAAACAGGAgtaggtgtggtgcctcatgcctgtaatctcaagactttgggaggccaagacaagaggactgcttgagcccaggaattcgagaccagcctgggcaacatagtgaaacctcgtctttacaaaaaaaaaaaaaaaaaaaatcagctgggcacagtggcacatgcctgtagttcctgatactgaggaggctgaggtgggaggatcacttgagcctagggatcttgaggctgcagtgagccatgattgtgccacccagcctgggcaacagagcacaatTTTGCCtctaacaaataaaatgaaaaaagaggccgggcacggtggctcacgcttgtaatcccagcactgtgggaggccgaggcgggcggatcacgaggtcaggagatcgagaccacggtgaaaccccatctctactaaaaaaatacaaaaaaaattagccgggcgtggtggcgggcgcctgtggtcccagctactcggagaggctgaggcaggagaatggcgtgaaccccgggggacagagcctgcagtgagccaagatcgc
Encoded proteins:
- the PARP2 gene encoding poly [ADP-ribose] polymerase 2 isoform X2; protein product: MAARRRRSTGGGRARALNESKRVNNGNTAPEDSSPAKKTRRCQRQESKKMFVAGGKANKDRTEDKQDESVKALLLKGKAPVDPECTAKVGKAHVYCEGNDVYDVMLNQTNLQFNNNKYYLIQLLEDDAQRNFSVWMRWGRVGKMGQHSLVACSGNLNKAKEIFQKKFLDKTKNNWEDREKFEKVPGKYDMLQMDYATNTQDEEETKKEESLKSPLKPESQLDLRVQELIKLICNVQAMEEMMMEMKYNTKKAPLGKLTVAQIKAGYQSLKKIEDCIRAGQHGRALMEACNEFYTRIPHNFGLRTPPLIRTQKELSEKIQLLEALGDIEIAIKLVKTELQSPEHPLDQHYRNLHCALRPLDHESYEFKVISQYLQSTHAPTHSDYTMTLLDLFEVEKEGEKEAFREDLHNRMLLWHGSRLSNWVGILSHGLRIAPPEAPITGYMFGKGIYFADMSSKSANYCFASRLKNTGLLLLSEVALGQCNELLEANPKAEGLLQGKHSTKGLGKMAPSSAHFVTLNGSTVPLGPASDTGILNPDGYTLNYNEYIVYNPNQVRMRYLLKVQFNFLQLW
- the PARP2 gene encoding poly [ADP-ribose] polymerase 2 isoform X4 — translated: MAARRRRSTGGGRARALNESKRVNNGNTAPEDSSPAKKTRRCQRQESKKMFVAGGKANKDRTEDKQDESVKALLLKGKAPVDPECTAKVGKTNLQFNNNKYYLIQLLEDDAQRNFSVWMRWGRVGKMGQHSLVACSGNLNKAKEIFQKKFLDKTKNNWEDREKFEKVPGKYDMLQMDYATNTQDEEETKKEESLKSPLKPESQLDLRVQELIKLICNVQAMEEMMMEMKYNTKKAPLGKLTVAQIKAGYQSLKKIEDCIRAGQHGRALMEACNEFYTRIPHNFGLRTPPLIRTQKELSEKIQLLEALGDIEIAIKLVKTELQSPEHPLDQHYRNLHCALRPLDHESYEFKVISQYLQSTHAPTHSDYTMTLLDLFEVEKEGEKEAFREDLHNRMLLWHGSRLSNWVGILSHGLRIAPPEAPITGYMFGKGIYFADMSSKSANYCFASRLKNTGLLLLSEVALGQCNELLEANPKAEGLLQGKHSTKGLGKMAPSSAHFVTLNGSTVPLGPASDTGILNPDGYTLNYNEYIVYNPNQVRMRYLLKVQFNFLQLW
- the PARP2 gene encoding poly [ADP-ribose] polymerase 2 isoform X3, giving the protein MAARRRRSTGGGRARALNESKRVNNGNTAPEDSSPAKKTRRCQRQESKKMFVAGGKANKDRTEDKQDGMPGRSWASKRVSESVKALLLKGKAPVDPECTAKVGKTNLQFNNNKYYLIQLLEDDAQRNFSVWMRWGRVGKMGQHSLVACSGNLNKAKEIFQKKFLDKTKNNWEDREKFEKVPGKYDMLQMDYATNTQDEEETKKEESLKSPLKPESQLDLRVQELIKLICNVQAMEEMMMEMKYNTKKAPLGKLTVAQIKAGYQSLKKIEDCIRAGQHGRALMEACNEFYTRIPHNFGLRTPPLIRTQKELSEKIQLLEALGDIEIAIKLVKTELQSPEHPLDQHYRNLHCALRPLDHESYEFKVISQYLQSTHAPTHSDYTMTLLDLFEVEKEGEKEAFREDLHNRMLLWHGSRLSNWVGILSHGLRIAPPEAPITGYMFGKGIYFADMSSKSANYCFASRLKNTGLLLLSEVALGQCNELLEANPKAEGLLQGKHSTKGLGKMAPSSAHFVTLNGSTVPLGPASDTGILNPDGYTLNYNEYIVYNPNQVRMRYLLKVQFNFLQLW
- the PARP2 gene encoding poly [ADP-ribose] polymerase 2 isoform X1, which encodes MAARRRRSTGGGRARALNESKRVNNGNTAPEDSSPAKKTRRCQRQESKKMFVAGGKANKDRTEDKQDGMPGRSWASKRVSESVKALLLKGKAPVDPECTAKVGKAHVYCEGNDVYDVMLNQTNLQFNNNKYYLIQLLEDDAQRNFSVWMRWGRVGKMGQHSLVACSGNLNKAKEIFQKKFLDKTKNNWEDREKFEKVPGKYDMLQMDYATNTQDEEETKKEESLKSPLKPESQLDLRVQELIKLICNVQAMEEMMMEMKYNTKKAPLGKLTVAQIKAGYQSLKKIEDCIRAGQHGRALMEACNEFYTRIPHNFGLRTPPLIRTQKELSEKIQLLEALGDIEIAIKLVKTELQSPEHPLDQHYRNLHCALRPLDHESYEFKVISQYLQSTHAPTHSDYTMTLLDLFEVEKEGEKEAFREDLHNRMLLWHGSRLSNWVGILSHGLRIAPPEAPITGYMFGKGIYFADMSSKSANYCFASRLKNTGLLLLSEVALGQCNELLEANPKAEGLLQGKHSTKGLGKMAPSSAHFVTLNGSTVPLGPASDTGILNPDGYTLNYNEYIVYNPNQVRMRYLLKVQFNFLQLW